One Bos taurus isolate L1 Dominette 01449 registration number 42190680 breed Hereford chromosome 3, ARS-UCD2.0, whole genome shotgun sequence DNA window includes the following coding sequences:
- the LOC515418 gene encoding T-cell surface glycoprotein CD1a precursor: protein MLFLQIALLLSLLPCGDSENDFQEPITFKIIRISSFYSQFFAQNLGSAWLDELQTHAWDNNSDRVIYLRPWSKGNFSNEELMDVENVLHTFFIRLGQVLHNHASQWQLQYPFELQIAGGCEMHIRDASVGFVRIGYQGSDFLSFQKDVWVPSPEGGISAQFVCTLFNLYRGTQEIIHKLLSDTCPRFLLSLLDAGKAYLQRQVRPEAWLSPGPSPGPGQLMLVCHVSGFYPKPIWVMWMRGEQEQQGTQRSDVLPNADGTWYLRVSLDVEASEASGLSCRVRHSSLGGQDIILYWDHHSSTAWIILAMIVPLVLLAGLAFWLRKSWSTYMSDA, encoded by the exons ATGCTGTTTCTGCAAATTGCATTGCTCCTGTCTCTTCTCCCATGTGGTGACAGTGAGAATG ACTTCCAGGAGCCAATCACTTTCAAAATCATTCGGATCTCATCATTTTATAGCCAATTCTTTGCACAAAATCTGGGCTCAGCTTGGTTGGATGAGTTGCAGACTCATGCCTGGGACAACAACTCTGACAGAGTCATTTACCTGCGTCCTTGGTCCAAAGGCAACTTCAGTAATGAGGAGTTGATGGACGTGGAAAATGTACTTCATACATTCTTCATTAGACTTGGTCAGGTACTTCACAACCATGCCAGCCAATGGCAGCTTCAAT ATCCCTTTGAACTGCAGATAGCAGGTGGCTGTGAGATGCACATCAGAGATGCCTCAGTAGGCTTTGTGCGAATCGGTTATCAAGGATCAGACTTCCTAAGCTTCCAGAAAGATGTATGGGTACCCTCTCCAGAGGGTGGAATTAGTGCTCAGTTTGTCTGCACACTATTCAATTTGTACCGAGGCACCCAGGAAATAATACACAAGCTGCTCAGTGACACCTGCCCACGTTTCCTCTTGAGTCTTCTTGATGCAGGAAAGGCATATCTCCAGAGACAAG TACGACCAGAGGCCTGGCTGTCCCCGGGCCCCAGTCCTGGCCCTGGCCAACTGATGCTGGTTTGTCACGTCTCTGGCTTCTACCCAAAGCCCATTTGGGTGATGTGGATGCGGGGTGAGCAGGAGCAACAGGGCACTCAGAGAAGTGACGTCTTGCCTAACGCTGATGGGACATGGTATCTTCGGGTTTCCTTGGATGTGGAAGCCAGTGAGGCATCTGGCCTGAGTTGCCGGGTGAGGCACAGCAGTCTAGGAGGCCAGGACATCATCCTCTACTGGG ATCATCACAGCTCCACTGCCTGGATCATCTTGGCAATGATTGTGCCCCTGGTCCTCCTGGCAGGTCTTGCATTTTGGCTTAGGAAGAGCTG GAGCACTTACATGAGTGATGCCTGA
- the LOC515418 gene encoding T-cell surface glycoprotein CD1a isoform X1, whose amino-acid sequence MLFLQIALLLSLLPCGDSENDFQEPITFKIIRISSFYSQFFAQNLGSAWLDELQTHAWDNNSDRVIYLRPWSKGNFSNEELMDVENVLHTFFIRLGQVLHNHASQWQLQYPFELQIAGGCEMHIRDASVGFVRIGYQGSDFLSFQKDVWVPSPEGGISAQFVCTLFNLYRGTQEIIHKLLSDTCPRFLLSLLDAGKAYLQRQVRPEAWLSPGPSPGPGQLMLVCHVSGFYPKPIWVMWMRGEQEQQGTQRSDVLPNADGTWYLRVSLDVEASEASGLSCRVRHSSLGGQDIILYWDHHSSTAWIILAMIVPLVLLAGLAFWLRKSWTCCKPSNTLLPLERGPSSPGT is encoded by the exons ATGCTGTTTCTGCAAATTGCATTGCTCCTGTCTCTTCTCCCATGTGGTGACAGTGAGAATG ACTTCCAGGAGCCAATCACTTTCAAAATCATTCGGATCTCATCATTTTATAGCCAATTCTTTGCACAAAATCTGGGCTCAGCTTGGTTGGATGAGTTGCAGACTCATGCCTGGGACAACAACTCTGACAGAGTCATTTACCTGCGTCCTTGGTCCAAAGGCAACTTCAGTAATGAGGAGTTGATGGACGTGGAAAATGTACTTCATACATTCTTCATTAGACTTGGTCAGGTACTTCACAACCATGCCAGCCAATGGCAGCTTCAAT ATCCCTTTGAACTGCAGATAGCAGGTGGCTGTGAGATGCACATCAGAGATGCCTCAGTAGGCTTTGTGCGAATCGGTTATCAAGGATCAGACTTCCTAAGCTTCCAGAAAGATGTATGGGTACCCTCTCCAGAGGGTGGAATTAGTGCTCAGTTTGTCTGCACACTATTCAATTTGTACCGAGGCACCCAGGAAATAATACACAAGCTGCTCAGTGACACCTGCCCACGTTTCCTCTTGAGTCTTCTTGATGCAGGAAAGGCATATCTCCAGAGACAAG TACGACCAGAGGCCTGGCTGTCCCCGGGCCCCAGTCCTGGCCCTGGCCAACTGATGCTGGTTTGTCACGTCTCTGGCTTCTACCCAAAGCCCATTTGGGTGATGTGGATGCGGGGTGAGCAGGAGCAACAGGGCACTCAGAGAAGTGACGTCTTGCCTAACGCTGATGGGACATGGTATCTTCGGGTTTCCTTGGATGTGGAAGCCAGTGAGGCATCTGGCCTGAGTTGCCGGGTGAGGCACAGCAGTCTAGGAGGCCAGGACATCATCCTCTACTGGG ATCATCACAGCTCCACTGCCTGGATCATCTTGGCAATGATTGTGCCCCTGGTCCTCCTGGCAGGTCTTGCATTTTGGCTTAGGAAGAGCTG GACTTGCTGTAAACCTTCAAACACACTTCTCCCTTTGGAAAGAGGTCCCAGCAGCCCAGGAACCTAG